A genome region from Halocatena salina includes the following:
- the gvpL gene encoding gas vesicle protein GvpL, protein MTEPSFETGRYLYCVVELPETEVSGFSTTGVDGEGVYLVRVETIGIVVHECDTLYDTADVDVVRKWLLEHQNVIDAAGDRFGTPIPFQFDTILRGDDERVRTWLDRERETFASRLDEMAGCWEYRIEVRRDDDTVEETLRDDERLVELDERITESSAGTSHLLERQYEQRLEELKHQQRADRTAALIEQLEPMVHDLQDLGHERTTLEMETDTDDEMTRETRLAVLVHEDRQHDIDDLLDDVAADPGVEIRYTGPWPPYTFTPTIEANDAKSDNI, encoded by the coding sequence ATGACTGAACCCTCGTTCGAAACCGGTCGATATCTTTACTGCGTCGTAGAGCTTCCGGAAACGGAAGTATCCGGGTTCTCGACGACCGGCGTCGACGGAGAGGGCGTTTATCTGGTGCGTGTAGAAACGATCGGTATCGTGGTGCACGAGTGTGATACGCTCTATGACACCGCCGATGTGGACGTGGTGCGAAAATGGCTATTGGAGCATCAAAACGTAATCGATGCCGCCGGTGACCGGTTCGGTACACCGATCCCGTTTCAGTTCGATACGATCCTCCGAGGGGACGACGAGCGAGTCCGTACGTGGCTTGACCGCGAACGGGAGACGTTCGCGTCACGTCTCGACGAGATGGCTGGGTGTTGGGAATACCGTATCGAAGTTCGACGCGATGACGACACCGTCGAGGAGACGTTGCGCGACGACGAACGATTGGTCGAACTCGACGAACGGATCACCGAGTCCTCTGCGGGGACGAGTCATCTCCTCGAACGCCAGTACGAGCAACGACTAGAGGAGTTAAAACACCAACAACGGGCTGATCGAACGGCCGCCCTCATCGAACAACTCGAACCGATGGTGCACGATCTTCAAGATCTCGGTCACGAACGGACGACACTGGAGATGGAAACCGATACCGACGACGAGATGACGAGAGAAACCCGGCTCGCGGTTCTCGTCCACGAAGACCGACAGCACGACATCGACGATCTACTCGACGACGTCGCAGCCGACCCGGGTGTCGAGATACGGTATACAGGTCCATGGCCACCCTACACGTTCACACCAACGATCGAAGCGAATGATGCTAAATCTGACAACATATGA
- the gvpM gene encoding gas vesicle protein GvpM has translation MKPERPEDGVVDLIDVILRDGAIVRADVIITVADVPLVGLKLSAALAGMDTMTEYGLFEAWDARQRQRHRKQPEASDSER, from the coding sequence ATGAAACCAGAACGACCCGAGGACGGCGTCGTCGATCTCATCGACGTCATCCTCCGAGACGGAGCGATCGTTCGGGCCGACGTGATCATCACCGTTGCCGATGTCCCACTCGTCGGACTCAAACTCAGCGCAGCACTCGCTGGCATGGACACGATGACCGAGTACGGTCTCTTCGAAGCGTGGGATGCTCGCCAGCGACAGCGCCACCGAAAACAACCGGAAGCATCCGATTCGGAACGATAA
- a CDS encoding SDR family oxidoreductase, translating to MVSFDQAVAVVTGGGSGIGRTTAMEFADRGTSVVVADVDVTGGEETVSEITDDGGEALFVETDVTNTDETQAMVDAAVDEYGRLDYAFNNAGIGGEQTPITDYPAAEWQHVIDVNLVGVFNCMQAEIRRLQKQDSGGVIVNNSSVLGKVGFETSSGYAAAKHGVLGLTKTAALENGETGVRVNAVCPGFIETPLLTEGGINDPEMREGIEQRHAMNRLGTPAEVANAVLWLCDDDASFVTGEALGVEGGYLSQ from the coding sequence ATGGTATCGTTTGATCAGGCGGTAGCAGTCGTCACGGGCGGTGGCTCAGGAATCGGACGGACGACCGCGATGGAGTTCGCGGATCGTGGGACAAGCGTCGTGGTTGCCGATGTCGACGTTACGGGTGGCGAAGAGACGGTCTCAGAGATCACAGACGACGGCGGAGAGGCGCTCTTCGTGGAAACGGATGTGACAAATACGGACGAGACGCAAGCGATGGTGGACGCTGCAGTTGATGAGTACGGTCGGCTCGACTACGCGTTCAACAACGCTGGGATCGGCGGTGAACAGACCCCGATCACGGACTATCCTGCGGCGGAGTGGCAGCACGTCATCGACGTGAATCTCGTCGGTGTGTTTAACTGTATGCAAGCCGAGATCAGACGGCTACAAAAGCAAGACAGCGGGGGTGTCATCGTGAACAACTCATCAGTTCTCGGAAAGGTGGGGTTCGAGACCTCCTCAGGATACGCCGCTGCGAAACACGGCGTACTCGGGCTGACGAAGACGGCCGCCCTCGAGAACGGCGAGACCGGTGTCCGCGTGAACGCTGTGTGTCCTGGCTTCATCGAAACCCCGCTTCTCACGGAAGGGGGGATAAACGACCCTGAAATGCGAGAAGGGATCGAGCAGCGCCACGCGATGAATCGACTCGGAACGCCAGCAGAAGTTGCCAACGCCGTGCTCTGGTTGTGTGACGACGATGCGTCCTTCGTGACCGGAGAAGCCCTCGGCGTCGAAGGCGGCTATCTGAGTCAGTAA
- a CDS encoding NAD(P)/FAD-dependent oxidoreductase, translating to MADQYEAVVVGGGIVGASTAYHLSRAGVETLLIDRHDEGRATDAGAGILSPATSTRSNVWFDFAVDAVAYYDELVSKLETEQDRPHGYAERGLLSVAIDESADERFAKTLSRLREREASGAVSSDSVHELTPSAACERFPPLTEPRRALYYDNAARVDGQQFESALRRAGKNHGLAVLDANVERLLVEHESITAVIADGERIPTEAAVVAGGAWSTGFGDQLGVELPIEPQRGQIVHLNLAADTTDWPIISPVGDYYLVPWDDGRVAVGATRESAGFAPHTTVDGLRAVFSETVRVAPGLADASLRATRVGLRPLSPDGLPVLGSVPNVEGAFLATGHGPTGLQLGPYSGKLVATAVRGSEPEADLTPFAVDRF from the coding sequence ATGGCTGACCAGTACGAAGCGGTCGTGGTCGGTGGCGGTATCGTCGGTGCGTCGACCGCCTACCATCTCTCGCGAGCGGGTGTCGAGACGCTGTTGATCGACCGGCATGACGAGGGTCGGGCGACCGACGCCGGGGCTGGGATCCTCTCGCCTGCGACGAGTACTCGCTCTAATGTGTGGTTTGACTTCGCCGTCGACGCCGTCGCCTACTACGACGAATTGGTATCGAAACTCGAAACCGAACAGGACAGGCCTCATGGCTACGCCGAACGAGGGCTGTTGAGTGTCGCCATCGACGAGTCAGCGGACGAACGGTTTGCAAAGACGCTTTCGCGCCTCCGCGAGCGGGAAGCTTCGGGAGCGGTCTCCAGCGACTCGGTTCACGAACTCACTCCCTCGGCGGCCTGCGAGCGATTCCCACCGCTGACCGAACCTCGACGGGCGCTGTACTACGATAACGCGGCTCGTGTTGATGGCCAGCAGTTCGAGAGCGCGCTCCGTCGCGCGGGCAAGAACCACGGACTGGCCGTTTTGGACGCGAACGTCGAACGACTTCTCGTCGAGCACGAATCGATCACGGCTGTCATCGCCGACGGTGAGCGCATCCCAACCGAGGCAGCCGTCGTCGCGGGCGGCGCGTGGTCGACGGGGTTCGGTGACCAACTCGGCGTGGAGCTCCCGATCGAACCCCAGCGCGGCCAGATCGTCCACCTGAACCTCGCAGCGGACACCACAGACTGGCCGATCATCAGTCCGGTCGGCGACTACTATCTCGTGCCGTGGGATGACGGCCGCGTTGCCGTCGGAGCAACGCGGGAGAGCGCGGGATTCGCCCCTCACACGACCGTCGACGGACTTCGAGCGGTCTTCTCCGAGACCGTTCGAGTCGCGCCGGGACTCGCCGACGCGTCGCTCCGGGCGACGCGTGTCGGATTGCGGCCGCTGTCTCCGGATGGACTCCCGGTGCTTGGATCGGTCCCTAACGTCGAGGGGGCGTTCCTCGCGACCGGTCACGGTCCGACCGGTCTCCAACTCGGTCCTTACAGCGGCAAACTCGTCGCTACCGCGGTCCGTGGTTCGGAGCCCGAAGCCGATCTCACACCGTTTGCGGTCGACCGGTTCTAA
- a CDS encoding asparaginase, with protein MPASITVLSTGGTIASTPGENGATPSKRGAELVAAVPEIESYADVEVVEVVQTPSFDMDRASLMKIAEYTHTAVDEGADGVVITHGTDTMEESAYYMDLVLQRNAPVVFTGAQRRADEVSPDGPSNLLTAVRAASHERFRSSDGVYVAFDEAVHAARDVTKRHTSDLSTFISPDKCPVARFTRETVRIHREPGSRSASVETTALSADVVIVQSGIGVGARQVNDAIEAGVDGVVVEGTGLGNTTSTLGDAIADAIEVGVPVVITSRCLGGAVEPVYGTPGGGETLRSHGVIEGGDLPAYKARLKLMLLIAERDRDLDALREAFETDLQ; from the coding sequence ATGCCAGCCTCGATCACGGTACTGAGCACCGGTGGGACGATCGCCAGCACGCCCGGGGAGAACGGTGCAACGCCGAGCAAACGGGGAGCGGAACTCGTCGCAGCGGTTCCGGAGATCGAATCGTACGCCGACGTTGAGGTAGTGGAAGTGGTACAGACGCCGAGCTTCGATATGGACAGGGCATCACTCATGAAAATAGCGGAGTACACTCACACAGCCGTCGACGAGGGAGCTGACGGCGTTGTCATCACGCACGGAACGGACACCATGGAGGAGTCCGCCTACTACATGGATCTCGTACTCCAGCGAAACGCACCGGTCGTATTCACAGGTGCACAGCGCCGTGCGGATGAGGTGAGTCCCGACGGTCCGAGCAATCTTCTTACTGCCGTTCGGGCGGCGAGTCACGAGCGGTTTCGCAGTTCGGATGGTGTCTACGTCGCTTTCGACGAGGCGGTACACGCCGCACGCGACGTCACGAAACGCCACACGAGCGATCTTTCGACGTTCATCTCTCCAGATAAATGCCCGGTCGCACGGTTCACCCGTGAGACCGTCCGTATCCACCGCGAACCGGGAAGCCGGTCGGCATCAGTCGAGACAACCGCACTGTCGGCCGACGTCGTCATAGTGCAGTCGGGGATCGGTGTCGGTGCTCGGCAGGTGAACGACGCCATCGAGGCGGGAGTCGACGGCGTCGTCGTCGAGGGAACCGGTCTCGGCAACACGACGAGTACACTCGGTGACGCCATCGCTGACGCCATCGAAGTAGGCGTTCCAGTCGTCATCACCTCGCGCTGTCTGGGAGGGGCCGTCGAGCCCGTCTACGGAACACCCGGCGGCGGCGAAACGCTGCGCTCACACGGCGTCATCGAAGGAGGTGATCTCCCAGCCTACAAAGCGCGTCTGAAACTCATGTTGCTCATCGCGGAACGTGACCGCGATCTCGATGCGCTCCGAGAAGCGTTCGAAACGGATCTCCAGTGA
- a CDS encoding polysaccharide deacetylase family protein, giving the protein MSDVDVAIGVDADCVAGWLGSYGGADSPADLSRGLSAGNEGIPRMLQLFEDEGIDTSWYVPGHTIETFREQVQAVADAGHEIGVHGYSHENPTDLSREQEDEILQLSIDLVEEVTGEKPAGHRASWWEFSENTPELVEKYDFLYDSSLMEREFEPGYMRIGDSWEKIDYDQSPGSWTTPYEYGEETDVVEIPISWYRDDIPPMLFIKQPIYHAGYKDPQMMYEQYYKRQFDYLYNRRGAGVYTFTIHPDIHGLPHMITHLEDFINYVKGHENAAFKTLEEIAKRYDDDPSIYEPNGNYL; this is encoded by the coding sequence ATGAGTGACGTGGACGTAGCGATCGGTGTCGACGCGGACTGTGTCGCCGGCTGGCTCGGTTCGTATGGTGGTGCGGATTCACCGGCGGACCTCTCGCGGGGGCTCTCGGCCGGAAACGAAGGGATCCCGCGAATGCTCCAACTGTTCGAGGACGAGGGAATCGACACGTCGTGGTACGTTCCGGGACACACGATCGAAACGTTCCGTGAACAAGTGCAAGCAGTCGCCGACGCTGGTCACGAGATCGGCGTTCACGGCTATTCACACGAGAATCCGACGGATCTCTCCCGGGAACAAGAAGACGAGATCCTCCAACTGTCCATCGATCTCGTCGAGGAGGTGACCGGCGAGAAGCCGGCTGGTCACCGAGCGAGTTGGTGGGAGTTCAGCGAAAACACCCCCGAACTCGTCGAGAAGTACGACTTTCTCTACGACAGCAGCCTCATGGAACGGGAGTTCGAACCGGGCTATATGCGAATCGGCGACAGCTGGGAGAAGATCGATTACGATCAATCTCCCGGTTCGTGGACGACGCCGTACGAATACGGCGAGGAGACCGACGTGGTCGAGATTCCCATCAGTTGGTATCGGGATGACATTCCACCGATGTTGTTCATCAAACAGCCCATCTACCACGCCGGTTACAAGGACCCACAGATGATGTACGAACAGTATTACAAGCGCCAGTTCGATTATCTCTACAACCGTCGTGGGGCCGGCGTCTACACGTTCACCATCCACCCCGACATCCATGGACTTCCCCATATGATAACACATTTGGAAGACTTCATCAATTATGTGAAAGGACACGAAAACGCTGCGTTCAAAACGTTAGAGGAGATCGCCAAGCGGTATGACGACGATCCATCTATCTACGAACCTAACGGGAACTATCTCTAA
- a CDS encoding SDR family NAD(P)-dependent oxidoreductase, which yields MVGSSEALDGSVALVTGASSGIGEATVKALAEEGASVALAARREPQLRDLADRIEAEGGDALVVPTDVTDESDVQEMIETTHEEFGRLDILVNNAGVMLLEPVEHADTDNFQQMVEVNLLGLMNATHAALPILQEQGQGHIVNVSSVAGRQASTNASGYNATKFGVNGFTEALRQEITQDGIRTTLIEPGVVDTELQEHIPNESAKESIEEWVESMNPLTSEDIARSIQYAVTQPQHVSVNEILIRPTQQQ from the coding sequence ATGGTCGGTAGTTCAGAAGCACTCGACGGTAGTGTAGCACTCGTGACCGGTGCGTCCTCGGGGATCGGTGAAGCAACTGTGAAAGCGCTCGCCGAGGAGGGCGCAAGCGTTGCTCTCGCCGCCCGTCGCGAACCACAGCTCCGGGATCTCGCTGACAGGATCGAAGCAGAGGGTGGAGACGCGCTCGTGGTTCCGACCGACGTCACCGACGAGAGCGACGTTCAGGAGATGATCGAGACGACGCACGAGGAGTTCGGACGGCTGGATATCCTCGTGAACAACGCCGGTGTGATGTTGCTCGAACCGGTCGAACACGCTGATACCGACAATTTCCAACAGATGGTCGAAGTGAACTTGCTGGGCCTGATGAACGCAACTCACGCCGCCTTACCGATCCTGCAAGAGCAAGGCCAGGGCCACATCGTGAACGTTTCGTCCGTTGCGGGTCGGCAGGCCAGTACGAACGCGAGCGGTTACAACGCTACCAAGTTCGGTGTCAACGGATTCACTGAGGCCCTCCGACAGGAGATCACTCAAGACGGTATTCGGACGACTCTCATCGAACCCGGCGTGGTCGACACCGAACTCCAAGAGCACATCCCGAATGAAAGCGCAAAGGAATCCATCGAGGAGTGGGTCGAATCGATGAACCCACTCACGAGCGAAGACATCGCGCGCTCGATTCAGTACGCTGTGACCCAACCCCAACACGTTAGCGTCAACGAGATTTTGATCCGTCCGACCCAACAGCAGTGA
- a CDS encoding LLM class flavin-dependent oxidoreductase: MEFSVVDLSPVPADGTAADAYANTVATARQAERLGYSRFWVAEHHGMADTIAGTTPEVLLGHLAAETDEIRIGSGAVLLNHYSPFKVAEEFAALDALAPGRIDAGLGRANGSPAADRALETDRHVRNPDEDHAEKIEAVVNHLYDDYPDEHPYSDLELPRSDQETPMPWVLGSSPSSAKIAGELGLPYCFAAFIRPQFAVHSFETYREQFQPSRLAGGVDEPSGMIAVNAICADSDQAAARHRAVAEASYKRMQRGNVGSRPSIEQALDELGGVPDPTPPTLDADEWPRAISGSPETLAGLLEQLADRVDVDEVMIQHIVADHDDALRSHELLADGVGLT; this comes from the coding sequence ATGGAGTTCTCTGTAGTCGATCTCTCTCCGGTTCCTGCTGACGGCACTGCGGCTGATGCCTACGCGAACACCGTCGCAACTGCACGACAGGCCGAACGGCTCGGATACTCCCGGTTCTGGGTGGCCGAACACCATGGGATGGCAGACACCATCGCCGGAACGACACCGGAGGTACTACTCGGTCATCTCGCTGCCGAAACCGATGAGATCCGGATCGGATCCGGAGCGGTATTACTCAATCACTACAGTCCGTTCAAGGTCGCCGAAGAGTTCGCTGCGCTGGACGCGCTCGCCCCCGGCCGCATCGATGCGGGTCTCGGGCGCGCGAACGGCTCGCCTGCCGCTGACCGCGCCTTGGAGACCGATCGTCACGTCCGGAATCCGGACGAGGACCACGCCGAGAAGATCGAAGCCGTCGTCAATCACCTTTACGATGACTATCCCGATGAACACCCATACAGCGATCTCGAACTCCCTCGCTCGGATCAGGAGACACCCATGCCGTGGGTGCTGGGATCGAGTCCCTCTAGCGCGAAAATTGCCGGTGAACTCGGGTTACCGTACTGCTTTGCGGCGTTTATCCGCCCGCAGTTCGCCGTCCACTCGTTCGAAACGTATCGAGAGCAGTTCCAGCCGTCACGGTTGGCCGGTGGTGTCGACGAACCGAGCGGAATGATCGCGGTGAACGCGATCTGTGCGGACTCCGATCAGGCAGCAGCCCGACACCGGGCGGTAGCCGAGGCGTCGTACAAACGAATGCAACGAGGAAACGTCGGATCTAGGCCGTCGATTGAGCAAGCGCTCGACGAACTCGGTGGTGTTCCCGATCCGACACCGCCGACACTCGATGCCGATGAGTGGCCCCGTGCGATCTCGGGGAGTCCCGAGACGCTTGCCGGACTCTTAGAGCAACTTGCAGATCGTGTCGACGTCGATGAGGTGATGATACAACACATCGTCGCGGATCACGACGATGCGCTTCGTTCCCACGAACTGCTGGCCGACGGCGTTGGCCTCACGTGA
- a CDS encoding DUF4177 domain-containing protein, whose amino-acid sequence MGRYQTSTRWEYETIRPPRGSTRKEATDPEAVLNERAANGWRFVDTIDYTGGGTKYLVFERPIQSDTDSSDEAMS is encoded by the coding sequence ATGGGACGATATCAGACATCTACGCGTTGGGAGTACGAAACCATTCGGCCGCCAAGAGGATCCACTAGAAAGGAAGCTACGGACCCAGAAGCCGTGCTGAACGAGCGTGCTGCCAACGGATGGCGATTCGTCGACACTATCGACTACACCGGTGGTGGGACCAAATATCTCGTGTTTGAGCGGCCCATCCAGTCGGATACCGACAGCTCCGACGAGGCGATGTCATGA
- a CDS encoding DUF4112 domain-containing protein, with protein MVTGDIPSNASPQQQAALRRTRSVARILDQSVRVPGTNFRFGLDPIVGILPVSGDTATAVLSLYIVFEAARSGVPPKTLAMMCLNIVIDVVGGSIPILGTVFDATWKANVRNVALFEEQIEKGE; from the coding sequence ATGGTTACTGGCGACATTCCCTCGAACGCCTCCCCTCAGCAACAGGCCGCGCTACGGCGTACTCGATCGGTCGCGCGGATTCTTGACCAGTCAGTTCGGGTTCCCGGAACGAACTTCCGGTTCGGTCTCGATCCCATCGTAGGGATCCTTCCTGTTTCTGGTGACACCGCTACAGCGGTTCTCTCCCTCTATATCGTGTTTGAAGCGGCGCGATCCGGCGTTCCGCCTAAAACGTTGGCCATGATGTGTCTCAATATCGTTATCGATGTCGTCGGGGGGTCGATCCCGATCCTTGGAACAGTGTTCGACGCTACTTGGAAGGCCAACGTTCGAAACGTCGCCTTGTTTGAAGAACAGATCGAAAAGGGCGAGTAA
- a CDS encoding DUF5789 family protein yields the protein MEHSDQDTGTIRSLEMRDVSDLFENTMFPTTTEDVLKEFGDVEIEYPRGSDPLRAILERSGHETYTSRDTLELAILNGVRRDAVGRPRYSDRGDERTETFDRPVQSF from the coding sequence ATGGAGCACAGTGACCAAGACACAGGGACGATTCGATCGCTCGAGATGCGAGATGTCAGCGACCTGTTCGAAAACACGATGTTCCCGACGACCACGGAAGACGTTCTCAAGGAATTCGGCGATGTCGAAATCGAGTATCCCCGTGGCTCCGACCCGCTTCGGGCGATCCTCGAACGATCGGGTCATGAGACTTACACATCTCGCGATACCTTGGAGTTAGCGATTCTCAACGGGGTCCGGCGGGACGCCGTCGGACGCCCGCGATACAGCGATCGCGGTGACGAGCGAACCGAAACGTTCGACCGCCCGGTTCAGTCATTCTGA
- a CDS encoding YciE/YciF ferroxidase family protein has protein sequence MTDTTHDAFTTGLQRLYYLEQELVAALDVLATDVSIDTLDDLGETNCRKELQHRVEAHRDETRSHIDRLEAVFDTIDEQPSVRHAPSLDGWIADKEQFNNVILNDKLRPLYFLDASKKLEEIERSAYEPVLMLAERLENENKVEGIVEKIAQNAEEEQEMLDDLESLAGKESIETLLETSPVDPANRSSLAQSGGNIETLEDMFVCQLRNLFYIERTIAALFEELATDASNDELGEAFTEQHDRTRNHVDRLETVFEGIGLQPTETQNYTLDGLLKARENQFATTNSGRTDLFDLEIALAAKRMESRCYEELLTLAERIGYPIDVVDELTTNRHEVHETTSALEKRGFEDVVQ, from the coding sequence ATGACAGACACTACTCATGACGCGTTCACGACCGGACTACAACGGCTGTATTATCTCGAACAAGAACTGGTCGCTGCCCTCGATGTGCTAGCAACTGACGTTTCGATCGATACGTTGGACGATCTCGGAGAGACAAACTGTCGAAAGGAACTACAACATCGTGTCGAAGCACACCGTGATGAAACACGGTCACACATCGACCGTCTCGAAGCGGTCTTCGACACGATCGACGAGCAACCGAGTGTTCGACACGCACCCAGTCTCGACGGTTGGATCGCCGACAAAGAACAGTTCAATAACGTCATTTTAAACGATAAACTCAGACCGTTGTACTTTCTCGACGCGTCGAAGAAGCTCGAAGAGATCGAGCGGTCGGCTTATGAACCAGTGTTAATGCTCGCTGAACGCCTCGAAAACGAGAATAAGGTGGAAGGAATCGTCGAGAAGATCGCGCAAAACGCCGAGGAAGAACAAGAGATGCTCGACGATCTCGAATCGTTAGCCGGGAAGGAGTCGATCGAGACGTTACTCGAGACGAGTCCAGTTGATCCCGCTAACCGATCGTCGCTCGCGCAATCAGGCGGAAACATCGAGACGCTTGAAGATATGTTCGTATGTCAACTTCGAAATCTTTTCTACATCGAACGAACGATAGCAGCTCTGTTTGAGGAATTGGCGACGGATGCGTCAAACGACGAACTCGGTGAGGCGTTCACGGAACAACACGATCGAACGCGAAACCACGTCGATCGTCTCGAAACGGTGTTCGAAGGAATCGGTCTTCAGCCCACGGAGACGCAGAATTACACACTCGATGGCCTTCTCAAAGCTCGGGAGAATCAATTCGCCACCACGAACAGCGGTCGGACCGATCTCTTCGATCTCGAAATCGCCTTGGCAGCTAAACGAATGGAGAGCCGCTGTTACGAGGAACTGCTCACGTTGGCGGAACGAATCGGATACCCGATCGATGTCGTCGATGAGCTGACGACGAACCGTCACGAAGTTCATGAGACGACATCGGCGTTGGAGAAGCGTGGATTCGAGGACGTGGTCCAGTAA
- a CDS encoding HAD family hydrolase — MSLDAVVYDLDGTLVRLAVDWEETAEQIRPIIRQYGGETDANDALEFLPIADEIGATEAIEPHLASAERDGARQSERLPVMDELVESTVPVGICSLNCEAACRDALDVHGISKNIGAIVGRDSVTERKPHPEPLLAVIDELGTTPERTLFIGDSDSDEVTAHRAGTAFRRVP; from the coding sequence ATGTCTCTCGACGCCGTCGTTTATGACCTTGATGGGACCTTAGTTCGACTCGCGGTCGATTGGGAGGAAACAGCGGAACAGATTAGACCGATAATTCGACAATACGGAGGAGAGACGGACGCTAACGATGCATTAGAATTCTTGCCTATCGCGGACGAAATTGGTGCTACAGAAGCAATCGAGCCACACTTAGCTTCGGCAGAACGTGACGGTGCACGCCAGTCAGAGCGACTGCCAGTTATGGACGAACTCGTTGAATCAACCGTCCCAGTCGGTATCTGCTCTCTCAATTGTGAAGCAGCCTGCCGCGATGCACTAGATGTACACGGCATCTCTAAAAACATCGGAGCGATTGTGGGCCGCGACTCAGTTACCGAACGGAAACCACATCCAGAGCCCTTACTTGCTGTCATCGACGAACTGGGAACAACCCCAGAACGAACCCTCTTTATCGGAGACTCAGACAGTGACGAAGTGACCGCTCACAGGGCAGGAACCGCATTTCGGAGAGTCCCATAG
- a CDS encoding energy-coupling factor transporter transmembrane component T family protein: MLTYEPGSSIAHSLDPRAKLAVQIGIALAAFSHTTPRGLSILTVLTGCILASATLSPLNVLHDVRYALPFLIAGPLLSMVVFRPPWLVPTAAIEPALASYRVLLVLFVSAAYVRTTPIRESRAAIQLVVPGRVGRLLGVGVALVFRFLPVLIADLSRARVAMQARLGTERRLTDRMRLVATTGVRRAFGRADRLGMALRARCFAWNPTLPLLELSPRDVPSVLLAVALVTWSFV, translated from the coding sequence GTGTTGACCTACGAACCCGGATCGTCGATCGCCCACAGCCTCGATCCACGAGCGAAACTCGCGGTACAGATCGGGATCGCACTCGCAGCATTTTCCCACACGACGCCGCGTGGACTTTCGATTTTAACGGTGCTCACGGGGTGCATTCTTGCATCTGCGACCCTGTCGCCGCTCAATGTCCTCCATGATGTCCGCTATGCCCTTCCGTTTCTGATCGCTGGACCGTTGCTCTCGATGGTCGTTTTCCGACCGCCGTGGCTCGTACCCACGGCGGCGATCGAACCTGCACTTGCGAGTTACCGCGTTTTGCTCGTGTTGTTCGTCAGCGCCGCGTACGTTCGGACGACCCCGATTCGAGAATCACGAGCGGCGATTCAGCTCGTTGTGCCCGGCCGAGTCGGTCGTCTCCTCGGTGTTGGCGTAGCGCTCGTTTTTCGGTTCCTACCAGTATTGATTGCTGACCTTTCCCGTGCGCGAGTAGCGATGCAAGCGCGACTTGGCACCGAACGTCGTCTTACCGACCGGATGCGACTCGTCGCAACTACAGGGGTTCGACGGGCGTTCGGACGCGCCGACCGGTTGGGAATGGCACTCCGTGCACGGTGCTTCGCGTGGAATCCGACGCTTCCACTGCTGGAACTATCCCCTCGAGACGTTCCTTCAGTGCTCTTGGCTGTCGCACTCGTAACGTGGTCGTTCGTTTGA